In Phaeobacter inhibens DSM 16374, the following proteins share a genomic window:
- a CDS encoding glutathione S-transferase family protein gives MQLYYAPKTISVAVAIALEEAGLDYEPIRIDFAAKEQLGDAYAQINPKGRVPALVVDGGILTETGALLEYVADVAPDAGLRPTDPVLLARMREVMFYLASTMHVNHAHKLRGSRWATERSSWKDMQKMVPQTMATSCDYICQSGLRGPLVLGDALSLADCYLYVVCSWLEGDGVDVADYPKIQKFMASMDQRESIRAVTAKGML, from the coding sequence ATGCAGCTATATTACGCACCCAAGACGATTTCGGTGGCCGTGGCCATTGCGCTGGAAGAGGCCGGATTGGACTATGAACCCATCCGCATTGACTTTGCTGCCAAGGAGCAACTTGGCGACGCCTATGCCCAGATCAACCCCAAGGGCCGCGTACCAGCATTGGTCGTCGATGGCGGTATCCTGACCGAAACCGGCGCGCTGTTGGAATATGTGGCCGACGTGGCCCCGGACGCTGGCCTGCGCCCCACAGACCCCGTGCTGCTGGCGCGCATGCGGGAGGTGATGTTCTACCTCGCTTCAACCATGCATGTGAACCACGCCCACAAGCTGCGCGGCAGCCGCTGGGCCACGGAGCGTAGCAGCTGGAAAGACATGCAGAAGATGGTGCCCCAGACCATGGCGACCTCCTGCGACTATATCTGCCAGTCCGGTCTGCGAGGCCCCTTGGTGCTGGGCGACGCGCTCAGCCTCGCCGATTGCTACCTCTATGTGGTGTGCAGCTGGCTGGAAGGCGACGGGGTCGATGTCGCGGACTACCCCAAAATTCAGAAATTCATGGCGAGCATGGATCAGCGCGAGTCCATCCGCGCCGTGACCGCCAAGGGCATGCTGTAA